The sequence below is a genomic window from Curtobacterium sp. MCPF17_002.
GTGAGCGAGACGACCGATGCAACCCCCGTGTCGCAGACGAGCCAGCTCTACGACAACCTGCGCTCCGCGATCCTGACGCTCGAGATCGCCCCCGGGGAGCGCATCTCCGAGCGAGGGCTCGAAGCGCGGTTCCACGCCTCCCGCACCCCGGTCCGCGCGGCGCTCTCACGGCTCGAACGCGAAGGACTCATCCTGCACGAGGGCCGCTCCTGGACGGTCACGCCGATCGACCTCGACGAGATCGCCTCGCTCGCCGAACTGCGCGGCGTGCTCGAACCAGCCGCTGCCAGGCTCGCCGTCGGGCGAGCGTCCGAGGAGCAGCTGGCAGAGGTCCGGGCGCACCTCGACACCCTCCGCCCGACGCCCGACCAGCAAGCGGGCATCCGGATGGGCTCGACGTTCCACCTCGACCTGGCCGCGCTCGGCGGCAACCGCTTCATCACCGACGCCATCGCCGACGCGCTCACCCGACTCGAGCGCACGCGCTGGATCGAGGTGCGCACGCCCGAGGCCCGCGACGCCGCCTGGGAGGAACACAGCGCCATCATCGACGCCGTGCGCGCCGGAGACGGCGACCGCGCAGCCGACCTGCTCGCGGCGCACGTCGCGGGGACGAACGACCGGCTGCTGGCGTGGATCGCGCAGGAACGTCGCCGACTGCGCGGAGCCGGCATGGCGATCGTGGGCGCGACCGAGCGCTGACGCGCCTGGGAGGTGACCGGGCGCTCTGGACGTCACCGCCCCGGAGCAGCGCGGCGCGGGGCGGACCCGCACCGCGCCTCCAGTCCGGAACGGTCCTGATCCGCGACCTACGGCGTCGTCGCGCGGTCCTCCGCAGCGTCGATCTGGTCGAAGATCCAGGCACTGCTGCCGTCCGAATGGTCGAGCAGCGCGGCCTTGACCTCTTGTTCATCGGTCGAGAGCCGCTGTGCGAGCTTGCTCCCGGAACGTGTCGACTGCGACATGGTGTCGTCCTTCCCCTGTGTGTGGGCATCGTGTGTGATGCAGGCGGCTGCCTGCCGGTGCGCTTCCTCACGGGACGTACTGAGGTCGTGACAGTCTCGCTCCGTCTGTCCGCAGACCGCAAGGGCTCGCCGCGACCTGTGGAGAAGTCCCAGCGGGCTCCGTGCCTAGGATGGTCCGGCCGCGCGCCTCGCGGCACGGAAGCAGCGGACGTCGCGTGACGTCGGACGGGAGGCACGGCTTGGCCGAGCAGCGCACGGCGCCTCCCACGGTCTACGACGTGGCGTCCGCGGCCGGGGTGTCGATCGCCACGGTCTCGCGCGTGCTGCGGACGCCGGATGCGGTCCGCGAGGGCACCCGCGACCGGGTGCAGGCGGCGATCCGATCCCTCGGCTACGTGCCCTCCGGGAACGCCCGGGCCCTCGCCGGCAAGCGCACCGGCGTGGTCGGGCTCCTGCTGCCCGGGTTCGACGTCGTCCCCGACGAACGGCCCGACCTCGTCACCGACGGCGGCGTCCGGGTCGTCGACGACCGACGGCACGTCACGCAGCCGTTCTCGTCCAACCTCTACTTCGACGAGGTCCTCCGCGGCGCCGAGACCGAGGCGTGGCAGCGTGGCCTGGCGCTCATGGTCGCGGCCGGTCGTGGGTCCTCCCGGGACGTCATCGTCAACGACGTCGCCGGTCGGGTCGACGGGCTGGCCGTCCTCGCCCGGACCGTGCCCGACGAGCTGCTCGAGCACGTCGCCCGACGGATCCCGGTCGTGGTGCTCGCGGACGACAGGCGCTCGCACGGCTTCGACTCGGTGAGCGTCGACAACGCCGCGGGCATGCGCACGATCGGCGGCCACGTGATCGGGCGGCTCGGCATCCGGTCGCTCGCGTACCTGGCCGGGCCGATCGACTCCCCGGACGACATCGAGCGTTCGACGGGGTTCCGGCAGGCGCTCGACGACCACGGGGTGCCGTCGTCGTCCGTGCGGGTCGTGCACGGTGACTTCGGGCGGGCCCGAGCGCGGGAGCTCGCCGCCCAGCTGCTCGACGGCGACGAGGTACCGCGGGCGATCGTCTGCTCGAACGACCAGTCCGCGCTCGGGGTGCTCGACGCCGCCGGGGCCCGCGGGGTGCGGGTGCCGGAGGGCCTCGTCGTCACGGGGTTCGACGGCATCGACGCCGGACGGTTCTCGGCACCGCCGCTCACGACGGTGCACCAGCCGATGGGGGCGCTCGGGCGTGCGGCGGTCCGGGCGATCGTGGACCGGCTGGAGCGTCCCGAGGGGCCTCCGCGCGCGATGCGCCTGCCGGTCGAGGTGCTGCTGCGCGAGAGTTGCCCGCCGGCGCTCTAGTCGTGGTCGCCGTCGTCGTGCGCGGCGCGGTCGGCGTGGTCGTGGTGGCCGCGGCCGTCGTGGTCGCTGTCGTCGTGCGCGGCGCGGTCGTCGCGGTCGTGGTGGTCCGGCCGCGCCGTCCGTTCGCCGAGATCGCACTTTGGCGATCCGAACCGCCGGCGTGCGCGTCCAAAGTGCGATCTCGCCACCGGACCCGCGAACCCGCGCACCGGCGCACCGGCGAACGGCGCACCGATCGTCCGCTTGCGCAACGCGATGTAAGCGCATACATTGTCCCGGTACCCACTCGACACGGAGGTCGACCGAGCAATGACGCTTCCCCCACAGCGCACGCGCGGCAAGCAACGCACGCACAGCGCGCAGCGCACGCAGAGCACCCAAGCCGCGCCGCGCACGCACCGCTCCCGACGAGCCCGCCTCGTCGCGGCCATCGCCGGGCTCGCCGTCGTGGCACTCACCGCCACCGGCTGCAGCATCCAGGTCCGTTCCCAACCGGACCCGAGCATCGGCAAGGACACGATGCTCATCAACGCGGACCACGGCAACCCGCTGTTCGACCGCAACTTCAACCCGTACATCGCGAACGCCCGCACGGCGTCGAAGTGGATGTACGAGCCCCTCATCGAGGTGAACCCCCTCGACGGCAAGCGGAACCCCTGGTTGGCGAGCGACTGGTCGCAGCCGGACGCGAAGACGATCGACATGACGATCCGCAGCGGCGTCGAGTGGTCGAACGGTGACACCTTCACCGCGAAGGACGTCGTCTTCACGTTCGACCTGCTGAAGAAGTTCCCCGCGATGGACGTCAAGGGCGCCTGGCAGCACATCGACACGATCGAGCAGCAGGGCCAGCACGTCGTCTTCCACCTCAAGTCGGAGGACGTCCCGAGCCTCACGATCATCGGGCAGACGTACATCCTCGGCGAGCAGCACTGGAAGGACGTCAAGGACCCGACGACCTTCCGCGACCCGAACCCGGTCGGCACCGGCCCGTTCGTGCTCGGGAACTACACGGACCAGCAGTACTCGATGGACAAGAACAAGCGGTACTGGCAGGCCGACAAGATCGCCATCAAGCACCTCATCCTGCCGGCGACGAACACGCAGCTCGACACCGTCACGCGCGGCTACGACTGGGCGTACGCGTTCATCTCCGACGTCAAGGGCACCTGGGGCGCCGCGTCGAAGACCAACACGTACTGGTTCCCGCCGGGGGGTGTGATCGGCCTCATCCCGAACCTCACGAAGGCGCCGTACAACGACGTCAACGTCCGCCGGGGCATCTCGCTCGCGCTCGACCGTGAGGGCATCGCCGAGACCGCGACCGAGGGCAACCTCAAGGCGGCGGCGCAGACCGGCCTGATCCTGCCGAACCAGTCGCAGTACGTGAACGACGACATCCCGGACAAGGGCGTCGTCACGCAGGACGTCGCGGCAGCGAAGGCGAGTCTGGCGAAGTCCGGCTGGGTCGACCAGGGCGGCAAGATCGTCAAGGACGGCAAGCAGCTCGAGATCACCATCATGACCGCGAACGGCTACTCCGACTGGCTCCGCGCCGCACAGGAGGTCCGCCGCAACCTGACCGCCATCGGCATCAAGGTGACGATCCAGGCACCGCAGCCGGCCGGGTACCAGCAGAACATCAACAACGGCACGTTCGACATGGCGATGGGCGGCATGGGCAACGGTGACGTCTACCAGGCGTTCAACTCGCTGCTCAGCACCGACTTCTACCAGCCGGTCGGCAAGTCGACGGTGAACAACTACGAGCGGTACAAGAACGCCGACACGCAGAAGCTCCTCGACGAGTACAAGGCGACGACGGACACCGCGAAGCAGCAGGAGATCCTCGACCAGCTGCAGGTGATCGTGTACGACGACCTTCCCGTGATCGGCATGTACTACGGCGGGCTCTGGGGACTCTTCAACACCAGCAAGTTCGTCGGCTGGCCGAGCGCGGAGGACCCCTACATGGCACCGCAGAACTACGACTCTGCTCCGCTGCTCATCTTCTCCAAGCTCCGGCTGCGCGACAGCGCCGCTGGCCAGGCGATCGTCAAGGCCGAACAGGAGCAGAGCAAGTGAAGTACATCCTCCAGAAACTCGTCCTCTTCGTCCTGACCCTCTGGGCCGCGGTCACGCTGAACTTCGTGCTCCCGCGTCTCATGCCGGGCAGCCCGACCGACGCCGCGCTGGCGAAGCTCAGCCAGAACGGCCCGGTCACCGACGCCACCAAGAAGGCCATCGAGGCGCAGCTCGGCGTCCCGACCGGCAACCTCTGGGACCAGTACGTCAGCTACCTGCACCAGGTCATCACGCTGGACTTCGGGACGAGCTACACGTTCTACCCGCAGCCGGTCGGTGACCTCGTCGCCCGGGCCCTGCCGTACACGCTGATCCTGGTCGGCGTCGTGACGATCATCGCGTTCGTCCTCGGCACCCTCATCGGTGTCGGGGCGGCGTGGAAGCGCGGCACCTGGCTCGACTCCCTCCCGACGCTGTCGGGGAGCTTCATGTCGACGTTCCCGTACTTCTGGACGGCGCTCCTGCTGCTGTTCTTCCTCGGCTACGTGCTGCACTGGTTCCCGACGACGGGTGCCTACTCGGCGACGACGACACCCGGGCTGAGCGGCGCGTTCATCGGGGACGCCCTGCAGCACGCGGTCCTGCCGGCGGTCACGATCCTGGTGACGAGCCTCGGTGGGTGGATCATCGGCATGCGCAACGCGATGATCAACACCCTCGGTGACGACTACGTGACCTTCGCCGAGGCGAACGGCCTCCGCGGTCGGACCGTGGCGATCCGGTACGCGGCCCGCAACGCGATCCTGCCGAACCTGACCGGTTTCGGTCTGGCGCTCGGTGGCGTGGTCGGCGGTTCGGTGCTGGTCGAGCAGGTGTTCGGCTACCCGGGCATCGGCTACCTGCTGTTCAACGCCGTCATCGGGCAGGACTACCCGCTCATGCAGGCCCTCTTCCTGATGATCACCGTGTCGGTGCTCATCGCCAACTTCATCGTGGACGTGCTGTACGGCGTCCTGGACCCGAGGACGCGTCGATGACCAACGCAACCGTGTCAGTGCGCACGCAAGAGAACGCACCCAACGAAGAACAGCAGGCGCCGTCCAAGTGGCGCGCCGCGGCCCGCCAGTTCGGCGTCGTCTGGTCGAACACGAAGGCCCGGATCGGCATCATCATCCTCGCCGTGTTCGTCCTCGTCGCGATCGCAGCCCCGCTCCTCGCGCCGTACGGCGCCAGCCAGAACGGCTTCGCCCGGTCCGCCGACGCGACGGCCGCCCACTGGATGGGCACCACCGCCGCCGGCGAGGACGTCCTGTCCCAGATCATCTACGGCGCCCGCATCTCGGTCATGGTCGGCGCGGTCGCGGGCATCCTGTCGACGCTGGTCGCGGTCGCGATCGGCCTCAGCTGGGGCTACGTCCGTGGCTGGGTCGCCGAGGTCATCGGGTTCATCGTGAACCTCTTCCTCGTCATCCCGGGCCTCCCGCTCATGATCGTCATCGCGGCGTACCTGCAGAACGGCGGCATCGCGGTGATCATCGCGGTCATCGTCGTGACCGGCTGGGCCTGGGGCGCGCGCGTCCTGCGCAGCCAGACGCAGTCGCTCCGTGGGCGTGACTTCGTCACCGCGGCGCAGTTCTCCGGTGAGGGTGCGACCCGCATCGTCTTCCGCGAGATCCTGCCGAACATGACGTCGCTCATCGTCGGCTCGTTCTTCGGTGCGGCCACGTCGGCGATCCTCGCCGAGGCGGGCCTCGAGTTCCTCGGACTCGGCGACTCGTCGATCGTCAGCTGGGGCACGATCCTCTACTGGGCGCAGAACTCCAACGCGCTCCTCACGGGCCAGTGGATCCTGCTGTTCGCCCCGGGCCTCTGCATCGCGCTCCTCGCGATGAGCCTGACCCTGATCAACTTCGGCGTCGACGCCGTGTCCAACCCGCGGCTGCGCGAGGGCGCGCGCCGGAAGAAGGAGGCAACCGCATGAGCGGCTCACGTCACGTCTCGACCGGTGACGGCCTGGAGGCGCGGGACGGCGCCGCCACGCGCCTCCCGTCCGATGCCACGAACGCAACGCAGGACGTCCTGCTCGACGTCCGCGACCTGTCGGTCGTCTACGAGTCCGCCGGCCAGCAGGCCGTCCAGGCGGTGGACCACGTCTCCTTCCAGCTGCGGAAGGGCGAGTTCGTCGGCCTGGTCGGCGAGTCCGGCTCGGGCAAGTCGACCCTCGGGTACGCGTTGACGCGGCTGCAGAAGCCTCCGGCGCGCACCAACGGCGGCAACATCTTCTTCGGCGGGCACGACATCCGTGACCTCGACGACGAGGAGCTCCGGCAGCAGCGCCAGGGCGGCTTCGCGATGGTGTTGCAGTCCGGCATGAACGCGCTCAACCCGGTGCGGACGATCCGGAACCACTTCATCGACATCTTCCGAGCGCACGGCCACGTGTCGCGCGATCGGTGGGATGCACGGATGAAGGAGCTCATCGAGAAGGTGAAGCTGCCGACGGCGATGCTCGCCCGCTACCCCGGGGAGCTCTCGGGCGGCATGCGGCAGCGCGTGTCGATCGCGCTGGCGCTCTCGCTCGAGCCGCGCCTCATGGTGTTCGACGAGCCGACGACGGCGCTCGACGTCCTCGTGCAGCACGCGGTGATGGACACCATCATCGAGCTGCAGCAGTCCGAGGGGTTCACGGCGATCCTGATCAGCCACGACCTCGGCATCGTCCTCGAGGCGACCGAGCGCGTGCTCGTCATGCACGAGGGGCGCATCGTCGAGGACGGCGGCTCGAAGGAGATCCTGCGCGACCCGCAGGACGAGTACACGAAGATGCTGCTGTCGCACTACGCCGACCCGCGCGCGGCCGTCGTGTCGCTGCCCGGGTTCCCGGACCGGTCCGAGCGTGCGGCGTCGGGCGCGAAGCGCCAGGAGACGACCTCGTCGTTCAGCACCGTCGGCTCCCGCGAGCGGTCCGCCGCGAAGAACCCGATCGTCGTGTCGGACCTCGTGAAGACGTACCCCGCGCCGCGTCGCGGTGAGGACCCGGTCCGCGCGGTGCGCGACGTGTCGTTCACCCTCGAGCCCGGGCAGTCCCTCGCCCTCGTCGGCCAGTCCGGTTCGGGCAAGTCGACGATCGCGAAGATGCTCACCGGCGTCGAGAAGCCGACCACCGGCACGGTCCGGTTCGGCGACCTCGACGTGGCGCGTCTCGGCCGTCGGGGTCTCCGTGACCTCCGGTCCGAGGTGCAGATGGTGTTCCAGGACCCGTACGCGGCGCTCAACCCGCTGCACACGGTCGAGTACACGCTCACCCGGCCGGTCGTGAACTACACCGGGCTGAAGGGCAAGGACGCCCGTCGTCGGGTGCTCGAACTGCTCGACACCGTCGGGCTCACCCCGGTGGAGCAGTTCGCGCAGAAGCTCCCGCACCAGCTCTCCGGCGGGCAGCGGCAGCGCGTCGTCATCGCCCGCGCGCTGGCGTCCGACCCGCAGGTGATCATCGCCGACGAGCCGGTCTCGATGCTCGACGTGACGCTCCGTGCCGGGGTGCTCGCGCTCCTCGAGGACCTGCGCGAGCAGTGGGGCGTCTCGCTCCTCTACATCACGCACGACCTGTTGAGTGCCCGGCTCATCACGGACGACATCATGGTGCTGCACGACGGCGCCGTGGTCGAGCGCGGACGCACGTCCGAGGTGCTGCAGGACCCGCAGGACCCGTACACGATCGCCCTGCTCGACGCGGTGCCGAATCCTCGCAGAGCCCTCGCGGAGGGGCGCCTGTGACGACGCTGCACGACTTCCCGACGGTCCCGGCGTTCGGGCACCTGCCGACGCCGGACGGCGTGGACGTCGTCGGCGTCGACCTGCCGGTCGGGCGGCTGACGGCCTACCGGGTCGTGCCGTCCGGGGTGTCGAAGGGCACCGTCCTCATCGTCCCCGGGTACACCGGCTCGAAGGAGGACTGGCGGACCTTCCTGCCGGTCCTCCGCGACGCCGGGTGGACCGCCGTGGCGATCAGCCGACGCGGCCAGGCCGACTCGGCCGCACCGACCGAACCCCGCGACTACTCCCTCGACGAAGAAGCCGCCGACGTCGTCCGGGTCGCGCGCCTGCTCGACGACGGCGCCCCCGTGCACCTGGTCGGGCACTCGCTCGGCGGCGTGATCGTCCGCGCTGCGGCGATCGCCTCGCCGACGGCGTTCCGCGACGTCGTGCAGTTCTGCTCCGGGCCGCACGGGTGGCCGTACCGCAAGGTCACCGAGCTGACGATCATGCACGACACGGGCGGGGACAACCGGACGCTCTTCGACGCCACGAACCCGCTCTGGGCCGGCCGACCCGACGAGGAACTCCCGGGCGACGTCCGGATGGTCCGCGACCGCTTCGACGCCACGAGCCCGCTCAGCGTCATCGCCGGCGCACACATCCTGGAGGACCACACCGACGCCTCCGACGAACTCCGCGCCACCGGGCTGCCGGTCCTCGTCACGCACGGGGAGTGGGACGGCGCCTGGCCCATCCCGTGGCAGCGGGCGATGGCGGAACGAACGGGTGCCGACTACCAGGTCATCCCGTCCAGCTACCACGGCCCCCAGGTCGAGGACCCGCTCGGGACGGTCGCCGTGTTCGACCGCTTCCTGTCGGCGCACTGACGCCAGCTCTGAAAGGAACCATCATCTCCACGCTGAACTTCCCCGACGGCTTCCTCTGGGGTGCGGCCACGGCCGCGCACCAGATCGAGGGCAACAACGTCAACTCGAACTGGTGGGTGCACGAGCACGAGCCCGACACCACCATCGTCGAGCCCTCCGGTGACGCCGCGGACAGCTACCACCGCTACCGCGAGGACATCCGCACCGCGGCCGAGCTCGGCCTGAACTCGTACCGGTTCAGCATCGAGTGGGCCCGCATCGAGCCCGAGCGCGGGTTCGTGAGCCGCGCCGAGGTCGACCACTACCGGCGCATGGTCGAGGCCTGCCACGAGTTCGGCATCGAGCCGATCGTGACCCTCATGCACTTCACCGTGCCGCGCTGGTTCGAGCGGGACGGCTTCTGGCGTGCGCCCGACGCCGCCGACCTCTTCGCCCGCTACACCGAGGCCGCGCTCCCCGTGGTGCAGGACGGTGTCCGCTACGTCTGCACGATCAACGAGCCGAACATCGCCGCGATGCTCGCCGGCGGCGAGGACGCGGCGAACCTGGTCGCGTACGGCCTGCCGAACCCGGACCTCGGCGTCGCCGATGCCCTGCTGGCCTCGCACCAGCGGTCCCGCGAGGTGCTCTCCCAGGTGAACGGCATCCAGTCCGGCTGGACCATCGCGACCCAGGCCTTCAAGTCCTCCGGTCAGCCCGGTGCCGACGCGATGCTCCGTGAGTACGGGTACCCGCGCGACGACTGGTACCTCCAGGCCGCGGCCGGCGACGACTTCCTCGGCGTGCAGGCGTACACCCGGACCTTCATCGGGCCGGACGGCCCCCTGCCCGTCGCCGACGACGTCGAGACGACCCTGACCGGCTGGGAGTTCTACCCCGAAGCATCGGCGGACGGACTCCGCAGCGCGTGGGAGCTCTCCGGACACGTGCCGCTGATGATCACCGAGAACGGCATCGCGACCGCGGACGACACCCGTCGCCAGGCGTACACGCAGGGCGCCCTCGAGGGGATCCACCGCTGCATCGAGGACGGCATCGAGGTCCTCGGGTACCAGCACTGGTCGCTGCTCGACAACTACGAGTGGGCCTCGGGCTTCCGTCCGACCTTCGGGCTCGTGTCGTGGGACCCGGTGACGTTCGAGCGCACGCCGAAGCCGAGCGCGCACTGGTACGGGGAGGTCGCGCAGGCGAACGCCCTCGAGACCGCCGCTCAGCCCGCGTCGTAGGCCGCGAGCAGGAGTTCCTCGGCGCGCGTCGATCCCCGCTCGCGCGCGAGTTCGATCGGTGTCCGGCCCTCGGCGTCCTGGACGTCGAGGGCCGCTCCGCGTTCGAGGAGCGCCTCGATGACCGCACGGCGGTCGAACCACGCGGCCGCGTGCAGCGGCGCGAAGCCCCAGCGCGGGTCGATCGCGTCGATGTCGGCCGGGTCGGCGTCGAAGCCGTCGAGCGCCAGCGAGAGGCCGCCGACGTCGCCGTGGGCCGCAGCCCGCACGGCGGGCGTGGCCCAGTCGACCCAGCCGTCGGGGATCGGGCCGTGCCATCCGTGCGCGGGGCGCGCCTCCAGGACGGTCCAGTCCTCGTCGTCGACGCGACGGACCTCGACGGCCACGTCGCGGAAGTGGATCGCGAGCTCGCCGGTCGGTGAGAACAGCAGGCGCAGCTCCCAGACGTCCGCGTCGACGTGGGCGAGTTCGCCACGGGAGACCTGGACGTCCCCGGCGAGCAGGTCCAGGGCGTCGGTGTCCTCGGGCTCGAGCACGGCGCGGTCGAACCGGAGCGCGACCCGGGCGTGGTTCCAGCGGCGCCAGAGACCGTCCGGGGTGTCCAGGACCTCGTCGTTCCGGACGACGAACGCGGCGTGCACCGTGCGGGTCGGTTCGGCGCCCACCCCCGCGCTGCCGTGGCGACCGGCGTCCTCGACGCGCCACTCGGACACGCGTGCCTCGCTCCAGGTGATCGAGGCGAGTGCCGCGACGGTGGGCGGGGCGTCCGTGACGAGCCGGCCGAGGTGTTCGGCGTAGCCCTCGACGTCCTCGAACGAGACGTACCCGACCCCGGGCCAGCCCACTCGACTCCATCGCACCTCGCGAGCCTACAGGCCCGTCGTCGCGCGGATCGACGGGCATTTCCATCGCTCGTGTCGTGCATACGAACAATTCGTCGGCGCCCCGAGCAGCCCACCACGATGGCACCATGCGACCTCTGACGCGGCGCCGCACGCTGCCCACCCTCCTCGCGATCGGTGTGGTGACCTCCGGCCTCGCGCTCGATCCCACCTCCGCTCGCGGAGCCACCGACCTCACCGTGGACATCGACGGCGCCACCGCGATCATCGCGCCGGGTGACCCGATCGCGTTCCGCGTCCCCGGGTGCCTGACCGAGGCGACCGACTGGCGGGTCACCGACTCCGAGAGCAAGCCCGCCGGGTCCGGATCACACCCGTCCTCCACCTCGGCCGACGCTGCACGATCGCTCCCCGGTGGCACCGCGACCACGCCGGGCATCTACCGCCTGTCCGTCACGTGCGGCACGGCGACCGGGTCGACGCGGTTCGTCCGCTCGTCCGGCCCCGCCGTCGCCGACCCGTTCTTCGGCTTCGCCGTCGACGCCGGCGCCGGCTCGGCAGCCGAGGTCCTCCCCACCTTCCAGGCGATCGGCGGCGGCAGCTACCGGCAGGACCTCCAGTGGCAGGCGGTCGAGAAGACGCCGGCCCGGTTCGACTTCACGCCCATCGACCCGCGGATCGACCCGTGGGTGCACGAGGCCGGCGTCGCGCCGCTCTTCGTGCTCGACTACGGCAACACCGCGCACACCGGCAGCTCGATGACCCCGCCCGACATGGCCGTGCCGGAGCAGCGTGCCGCGTGGGAGCGGTTCGTGGTGAACACCGTGTGGCACCTCCGCGAGCGCCACCCGAGGGCCGACCTGTCCTTCGAGGTCTGGAACGAGTGGAACAACTTCCACGGCTCGTTCCCCGCCACCCCAGAGGCGTACCTCCCGCTCGCCGAGGTCACCTTCAAGGCGATCCGGGCGGTCGACCCGACCATCCGTGTCGTCGGACCGGGCGTGAACGCGGTCTCGCTCCCCGAACGCGAGTGGATGACCCGCTGGTTCGAACTCGGCGGTGCGCGGTGGGTCGACGCCATCAGCGTCCACCCGTACTCGCAACCCTGGGCACCGGAGGAGTGCGCCGCCGGACTCGGCTGCATCGCCGACACCCTCGCCGCGCTGCGGGAACAGGCCGCGGAGCACCCCTCGGCCTCGGGCGGGCCGGCACCGATCTGGATCACCGAGGTCGGCTGGCCGGCGACCGGGGTCACCCGGGTCGACGAAGCGGACCTCGCCGCGTTCCTCGTCCGGACACACGCCCTTGCCGCCGAGAGCGGTGTCGAGCGCGTGTACACGTTCGAACTCGCGCAACCGAACGCCCGGAGCGGTCGCACCTTCGCCCTCACCGGCGGCGTCGGGACCGGGTACGAGCCCCGACCGGCCGCTGCCGCCTACCTCACCATGCAGCGGATGCTCGCCGGCATGCGGGTCGTCGGCAGCACGGCGCGCGACACCACGCGACAGGTCGAGTTCGTGTCGGCCGACGGACGACGCCACGTGCGCGTGGTCTGGCAGACGGTCGACCGGTTCGCCGACCAGTCCGTCACCGTACCGCTGCCGGGCACGGGGACCCTCGTCGAGGCGTACGGCGCCCGCAAGCCGGTGACCGCGACGAAGGGGTCCCTGACCATGACGGCCAAGTGGAGTCCTCGGTACGTCGTCTGGACCGACTGATGCGCCTCACACAGCTCGACGGCCTCCGCGGACTCGCGGTCCTGCTCGTCGTCGCCGGCCACGTCGCCGAGTCCGTCGTGCCGTACGGCGGCGTCGTCGGCGTGACGACGTTCTTCGTCCTGTCGGGCTTCGTGATCACGCGGGGACTCCTCGACGAGGTCGACGTC
It includes:
- a CDS encoding ankyrin repeat domain-containing protein — translated: MRWSRVGWPGVGYVSFEDVEGYAEHLGRLVTDAPPTVAALASITWSEARVSEWRVEDAGRHGSAGVGAEPTRTVHAAFVVRNDEVLDTPDGLWRRWNHARVALRFDRAVLEPEDTDALDLLAGDVQVSRGELAHVDADVWELRLLFSPTGELAIHFRDVAVEVRRVDDEDWTVLEARPAHGWHGPIPDGWVDWATPAVRAAAHGDVGGLSLALDGFDADPADIDAIDPRWGFAPLHAAAWFDRRAVIEALLERGAALDVQDAEGRTPIELARERGSTRAEELLLAAYDAG
- a CDS encoding family 1 glycosylhydrolase, giving the protein MNFPDGFLWGAATAAHQIEGNNVNSNWWVHEHEPDTTIVEPSGDAADSYHRYREDIRTAAELGLNSYRFSIEWARIEPERGFVSRAEVDHYRRMVEACHEFGIEPIVTLMHFTVPRWFERDGFWRAPDAADLFARYTEAALPVVQDGVRYVCTINEPNIAAMLAGGEDAANLVAYGLPNPDLGVADALLASHQRSREVLSQVNGIQSGWTIATQAFKSSGQPGADAMLREYGYPRDDWYLQAAAGDDFLGVQAYTRTFIGPDGPLPVADDVETTLTGWEFYPEASADGLRSAWELSGHVPLMITENGIATADDTRRQAYTQGALEGIHRCIEDGIEVLGYQHWSLLDNYEWASGFRPTFGLVSWDPVTFERTPKPSAHWYGEVAQANALETAAQPAS